TTCGCAATCCCTTTCGTACTCGCAACTGGGCCGTCGGGCAACCGAGCCGGTGATTACCGACCTGATGCACCGTGCCCTGAGTAATTCCGAGCTGCTTTCGCTGGCGGCGGGTTTTACGGATAATATCACCTTGCCGGTGGAGCTTGTCCAGCGCGCGCTGGCCCGGCTGGCCGAGGAGCAGCCGCAGGCCGACTACCTCCAGTACGGCGCCAACCGCGGGCGACCGGGCCTGCTCATCGAGGTGGCCAACTGGCTCAACGCTTGCGAGAGCGAAGCCGCCCCCTCGCCCTTCAGCCCGGAGTCGGCCTTCATCTCCAACGGCTCCCAGCAGGCACTCTATCTGGCCATGCAGAGCCTCTGCGATGCCGGGGACGTGATCCTCGTCCAGCGCCCGACTTATTTCGTTTTTCTGGAGTTGTGCCGGGGCCTGGGGATCGAGGCCGTTTCCCTGCCCGCGTTGCCCGACGGGGGGACGGATTTTGACGCGCTGCCGGACTTCCTGCTCAAGCTCAAAACCGCCCGCGGCGCGGAACGGATCAAGGCCCTTTACCTCAACAGCTACTACGGCAACCCCTCCACGCGCAGTGTGCCCGTGGAGGAAAAACGGGCGCTCGGACGAGCCCTGCTCGACAACGGCCTGCACATCCCCGTGGTCGAGGACGCCGCCTACCGCGAACTGTGGTTCGAACGCCCCTGGCCCGCGCCGAGCATCTTCAGCCTGCCCGAGTACGAGAGCCTGCCGCGCCTTTACCTGGGGACGTTCACGAAGCCCTTTGCCACCGGATTGAAGGTCGGCTACGGGATTTGCTCGCATGCCCAGTGGATGGACAAGATGCTCTCGCTCAAGGGACATCAGGACTTCGGCACACCGAATTTCAACCAGGCGGTGATCGAGAGCGTGCTCGCCGCCGGGGAGTACGCCACGCACCTTGAGCGCATCCGCGCTATTTACTCCGAAAAGGCCCGTCTCATGGGCGAAACCCTTGAAGCCTCGCCCTTGCGCTCGCTCGGCTGGGATTGGGAAACGCCCAAGGGAGGCCTCTACTACTGGATGTGCGGCCCGGAAGGACTCGACCTGTCCATCGGCTCGGATTTCTGCGAACGCTGCGTGGCCTGTGGCGTGCTCTACGTCCCCGGTGACCTCTGTGTGGCCGAGGGCACTCCGAAAAACTTTGCCCGCCTCAGCTTCGGCTCCCTCGCCGCCGAAAAACTGGCCGAGGCCACCGAACGCTTCATCCGCGTCGCCGCCGGGCGCTAGAGGGCTGTTTTTGAGTGCATTTTCGAAACTGAGTCACCAGCTTTGACGCGCATATTTTTCATGATGGCGTTTCCGTCGTCAGGGAA
The DNA window shown above is from Ruficoccus amylovorans and carries:
- a CDS encoding aminotransferase class I/II-fold pyridoxal phosphate-dependent enzyme; protein product: MEDFSQSLSYSQLGRRATEPVITDLMHRALSNSELLSLAAGFTDNITLPVELVQRALARLAEEQPQADYLQYGANRGRPGLLIEVANWLNACESEAAPSPFSPESAFISNGSQQALYLAMQSLCDAGDVILVQRPTYFVFLELCRGLGIEAVSLPALPDGGTDFDALPDFLLKLKTARGAERIKALYLNSYYGNPSTRSVPVEEKRALGRALLDNGLHIPVVEDAAYRELWFERPWPAPSIFSLPEYESLPRLYLGTFTKPFATGLKVGYGICSHAQWMDKMLSLKGHQDFGTPNFNQAVIESVLAAGEYATHLERIRAIYSEKARLMGETLEASPLRSLGWDWETPKGGLYYWMCGPEGLDLSIGSDFCERCVACGVLYVPGDLCVAEGTPKNFARLSFGSLAAEKLAEATERFIRVAAGR